CACATAAGAATgatatagtatatatatatagcttatAAATCACTATGActattttcaatgctttttcttcccattccatgttaacttgatccggatcaattatctttccgactttgggctacatcccggtcacgtttccggcccgtgacggggcaatcgatagtatcacatttccggcctgtgacggggcaatcgatagtgtcacatttccagcctgtgacggggcaatcgatagtatcacatttccagcctgtgacggggcaatcgataatatcacatttccagcctgtgacggagcaatcgataatatcacatttccagcctgtgacggggcaatcgataataacgagataagcccaaagttcctgttcatttaatcaattcacaaacacacatccattcccttttccactttatccgacctagactaaccatgatcacgtttccagcccgtgacagggcaatcaatataacatggttagtccatgccaccacatccataaatccaattatgcagatataggttatacacatacatgcattCATCATAATTCcaatcacaagccaacacgaccaaaatataatttaatataaactatttttgctttgtctggatcatagcatatcaaacatatatatagtgcaaaatatttatatcatgtaggattggcgtacaaggaatcTTACCCTTTATTGAAAACTCAGACAactaatcacccgccctcacggcgatctatgaaccggaatgcgcaggactctgctcagcgtcctctcgtccaatagattgttcccctacagaaccaaatcatcattaaaatttatcaaagataTATGATGTTCTAGGACCCCAGTTTaatcctctaaagggtcctctGAAATCTAGCATCCCAAGATTATCTAGAGTCCTCAAAGCCCTGATCTCCCTGGATCCAAGTGTAAGAAGGAAACCAAAcaacaaataaacaaataatataataaaagggttatataataagagaaagagagggaaaagaccctctctcttcctctcttcttccttcttcccgtcGGAAAGGGGAGAAGGGGGTTCGGCCGCCGGTGGCCCACGGTCGGCGACACCCCCTGGTTGTCGGCCTGTGGCGGTGCCGGTGGTGCCACGCCCGGCGACGGCCGGCCGGAATGGAAGAAAGAACCAAGCCGCCGAGGCGAGTTCGGTTCTTCTAAATCCGGCGGCTTCCCGGCCATTTTCCAAGAAAATAGCAGCTAaagatggaggagaaggaggagagggtgctcaccttgcctccggcgagATCCTTCCGACCGGATCGACGGCGACCGCTCCGGTTCCTcccgcggcaaggtaaaacccaatctcccttctctttttttttttttgtgtgtgtggaagccctcggttgatgccctagggGAAGAGAGATGGGAGATCTTCCTGATTTGGTAGGATTTTTATCACCCTAAAATCTCTCTTCCGGTGGATTCGGGAGGGGGAGGAAATTtgaaaacaggggagggaggatACTCCGATCGGGAGACTCCCTCCCCTCTTTTTTTGTATTGGGCCGCCTTATTCAGGGGCCGGCCCAATCCTAAGTGGGTCTTCACACTTACCACATGACCTTCAACAAATCACAATAAGAGAATCTTCTCAGCTCCAGAGCCCACTGCAATCTCATGACGCCCAATTATAATTTGGCCTCgctaaaaagaataaatatacATGACCTTGTTAAACACATTAAGCAATTTAATTCAAGAAAGAGCAACTATTTCTTCTCTAGTGCGATGTccaaatggaaaaaaaatgatagaaCTGATTTTAAGAGACATGAAATTGAAAAATTTTGACTACTCatctgattgcaaacaaaagcgAGGCTAAACACAACCAGATTTCCAGTAGCAACCAGTATTGCGATAAAACTCAAATGTTTGTAGAATAGAAAATAATCAAGACAATTCACACGCTCTCGTAGGAAAGCTCCTCCTCTTCCTACTTTTTCGGCCTTATCTGGATGCCTTGGATGATGATTCCCCTCTTCGTAGCTTCATTATCCATTTGTGTGAGACTCATCTCCAATTCGGCATCTTCACCCTCATTACTGTAGAACTCTCCCATCTCTATCTCCTTCCAAGCATCTTCCCTTTCACAAGGTGCTCTAACACCATCGATCACGATGCCAAGACGGCTCATGAAACATCGATAAAATCGTTTGCTCCCCTGTGTATCAAGCTCATCAGGTCGTAGACAAATGGTTTGCTTGGAGACATGGGCTCCCAGTGTCACAGTTGTCTCCTGATAGGGAAAGCCAAGAGACAATGTATAATCACAAGATTAGATAGGTAGATAATCACCTAGGGGTAAACACTCTGCTCTCAATCTTGCCTCGGATCTCCAACAGAAGCATATACTCAATTTCAGCAACCTCCGCGAACCTTGTAGATGAGAAAATTACCTCCCAATCGGGAACGCACCATGATAATATATTCAGTACAACAAACGATAAAACAATTTCAACAATAAAATTGGAGTTCATTTATTCTCAGTATCATATTAGCAAAGTAATTAGTTATTTCAGGAAAAGCAAAGCCGAAATTAGCAAAGCTCTAGGCTTAAATAAAAGAGGCAGAGCCATGTTATGTGACAATATGGCAACATCAACAATTTTGGGGATTTTGAATGAAACATGTAAATCGTACCAAAAGTAGTACCATATTCAGTCCATTCTCCTATGGAAGGAAAATTTAATCAACCAACCAACCATCAAATCAAATAGTTCCAGGAAAGGAGGCACAGACCTGGAATTGGGTAGAGAAATAGAATTCATTGTCAAACCATACACTGCAAATGACAGCTTCCTTGCAGACAGCATGTAGCATTTTGCACCACTTGATTTCTCCAGTGCAAAGCTCCGCACACAAAAAGTCAGCTACGAAACCTAGCAGTCCCAGCAGCATCGGCAAACGAGGTGGCGAAAGACATTAAAAATGGATCAAGACTACCATCAAGCCGTTCTCGATGAGGATGGGGTTGCAGAAGCGGAAGTAGAGCTCCCCCTTGGCACGTACTCCACCAGATTGATGGCTCGTGATAGAATCGACTGGTAATCGACCGAAAAGAACCGCTTCCAGACGTCATCAGACATTGCTGCCGACAAGGTGGTGGACACCGCCAACAACCGGCACACATCATGAGGTGATGTGGAGGAGATCAAGTGACACAAGCATTCCTTTGGTAGTTAGTAGATATCACATCCACTGTAAGAAACCAGTTTTATTGGGCTTGTTGGCCAGCATGAAGAGGCCAGACTCAAGCCGATCCCGCTCGCCCAGCCCAGCTCATGGGCTGTGGGCCGGCCCGAAGAGGCCAGTCCCAATTAACCCAAAAGCCTGCCTGTTGCACACGATGGTTGGAGGAGAAGACTTCCGatcggagtcttcttcctcctccaataTCCATGGACTCCACGAGTCCTAAGGCGATTCCAACACCGAAGACTTCTATTTAAGGCTCATTTCTCCTCCTTTGATTTCCACCACCAGAATCGCCGAGAATCGCCATCGATTCCAAGTTTTTTTCTCCGAATCTCCTCCTTGATTCTTCCCCGATTGTCGCCGGAAATCGAGGTCGTTGACGTCTCTAGAGCCGAGGTAACACTCCGATCTTCTTATCCattccttcttcttcccatGACCCAAAATTGCAGCCGTGATCCAAAAAATCGGCTAAAAATTGACTGACAAAGGGAGACCCTGTTTTTTCCTGTTTTGGCAgagtttttcttcctcttttcggCCACAAGCGCTATCGCCTCTTGACACTAAACCACTGGTTGAGTTCCAGGGCCTCCCTATATTTCATTTACCCTCACCTTAACTAGTACCATAAGCAACAACACTACAAGAAGCATCACCACACTTAGAGAAAACATCATTTGAAGGATATTTCAACAGAATTTTTAAAGGAGGCATCAATGCAGCACACTTGGCAGTAGAAAAATCATAATTTGTGTAGTCTAGGAACTTTCAAGTTGAAACTAACCTTTTTTAGGGCTTAATGCATTAAACATGTTATACTTTTCTCTAATTTTATAATTATTCTACAATTTTACTAATTTTTATGACTTTGTtgcacttttttttaaaataatcttgCACATTtgctttaattttaaatttcaagcatattttgttttatttcattttaataACTCATCtaagtaagaaaaaaaaacattaatcATACATTGTATTCCATTTTAACAATCAATTTAAGCAACAAAAGatccatcaaaataaaaatctattttatttcattatttcattTTAATATACCATTTAATCTAAAagtagaaaaagaaggaaaaagagaatcCAATTAAGTAGAAACAGAATCATAAAAATGCATAACACTTTCTAAGTtgtaaatatatacataaagaTTGCATTTTGCCCACTATAGTAGAAAAACTGATCCAGAAAAcatcacaaactaaatcattagaGCCTTAGATGAATCTGATATTAAATAATACTGACAAATTTCAGAAAacatttgaaaaatattgaaCACATACTCCTGTTAAACAGAAGGAAGATTGAAAAAGATGTGTCAATTTCAGCTAAAAGTGCTGAAACTCGGCCAAAACcggctaaaataaaaaaaaaagggcaattTCAGGTTAGTTGGGGCCAACAGTattgtgtttcaaatgaaaaggaCAAAAAATCAACTCTTGTGGAAAACTAGGGTTTGCATCAAGAAAACACCTTGTCGTCCTCCTATAGAAAAATCGAGTAGAAGTGTTCTTTGGCAATTATAAAATTAGAGTGGCCTAAAGTTTCTATCTTAATTTTTCACATAAGGCATAGGCCCAGAGAACAAGTTAGTAAAGAAAACTTATCACTTGTTTGGCAATATATAGTAGTCCTATGACAGTTTAAAATCACAAATGTTTATGTAGAAAACAAAAGTGAGGTTTGGATCAGCAAAAACAGGGAtaacataaatatatatcaaaGATAATAGAGAGAGATTGAGAAGAGAGGGACGAGGGAGGAAGGAGTGAAATGAGAGATGAAAAGGGCCAAACATGgcctaaaaaaaatcattattttcaaaataaatcacCAAAGATAATATTTCATCCAGCCCCAACAAACccttcacacacacacacacacacacacacacacatatatatatacatatatatatatatatatatatatatatatatatatatatatatatatatatatatatatatacatatatatatatatatacatatatatatatatatatatatatatatacatatatatatatatatacatatatatatatatatattgttcatGACCTCTACAATTAAGCTTGGATTCTTGAGAAAAAAACCACCAATCTCCAAAATTTTTcccaaaatttcaaaaatttggaGTCCTATATAACTATATCGAAAAATACCTAAaacaactaaaaattaaatcctaacaacttTGTAACTAATCCAACACAAAACATACCTAAAGTAGAACTCTTTCATACCAATCCTGCTTCATATAGGACTCTAGGATTAACTCCAGAAatcagctaattaaaacttccaAAAAAATGATGAATCTAAAATAACTAATTATTTACTTGTGATTAACATTACATACTCTACTACTAACACCCCTTTGGTTAGAACAAGGGTACTATCTACATTGCTGGATATTTATATTTCCTAAGTAGGTGAAGCAATTTAAGATTGATGCTACTACACTTGTACAGCTCAATACTATTGCATACTTTAAAAGTTTCATCAATACCGATCTTCATGTTGGACTACAACATTTTTTTATCATTGCAATTCTTGCCCCTTAAGATTCAGATGTGaaataacttttattttttttcctaattttttcttttttaattttttattgaattttttgaccCAAACTCTGAAACTTGACACATACTACCAAAACCACTTTTcggatttttaaaataaaaatcagatgCGAAAACTGAAACTCAACCTAGAGGACCAAAACCGGAACTAAAACTAAATTTTAAAACCTTGGTTTTTCAAACCCTTTAAATCCATCAATGTATTGTACACTAATCCCAATAAGTCCTACATCAGATGCCAAGGTGAAAGAGAGGGCAAAGTAGACAACCGATCACAGTCCGGTGCTAGTCATTATATGAGACAAGACTTAAGAAACGGATCTTGCTTTGCAGTCTTTCAAAGTACAAGTATGTCCAAGAATGATACAAAAGCAAATCTAAAATATTGATGAGTATGAATTAAAACTCAATTAATGTCTGTTGCTGCTAGAATCTGGGTTGAAGTTGGTCTTCGCCCGAAGAGTGCTTAAGTCGGTTGGAACTGAGGTATGCAAAGGTCGGCTGAAATCGAGGTCGACCAAAACTGAGGAAGGCGGGGTTGACCTACAAAGAAGTCTACTTGCTAGAAGGTTTCTAGCGGGGGAACCCTCAGATGCTTAAGCCAGTAGAGATCTAGAGCAACAATGGCAAAGAGAGAATGAATGTAGAGAAGAGGGAGCTTAAGTTTTCTTACCAGAGGGCCCCCTGTCATCCTTATATATAGGATGACAGCAGCGTCTATTAACTAATTTATCAGGCAATGCCATAACCGCACGATAACGGCTAATCGTGCATTAACCACATGGTAACGACAATCCACGATCGACATGTAGTGATAACTGCGTTGATCGTATCTTTACTATTGTAACCGTTACCAAGACTACGATTGCAACCTATTCAATTTCCTTTGGCTTTACTCCTGGGCAAGACTGATCAGAAAGGCATGTCGGACAATACCGAGGTTATTCACTTCAGTCAAGACTGAGGCCAAGGAGGTCAGAACAACCCGAGGTCATGATAACAAATATTCTCCCCATCAATGTCTTTAAGGACATAAAACTATgttaggaaagagaaataatcaAGCAAGTGATGACACCATTTTATAATCAAAGGACATGCAGAAGAACCAAATAATggtcaaagaaaaaaataaacacCTCAACCATATATACATATGCAGGAAAAGTATGGTCATATGCACACAATTTACATTCTAATTGTTGGCACGAGATTTTTGAGGCCTATTAACAGGAAAAAATACATTGAAGCAATAAAATTGTTGGCGTTTATATACATAGATGATCAAATCAAAGGTGCACTTCTACTGCAATAAGATAGCAAATTAAAGGCCCAAAGAAGTAGAAGAGCCAAAGGCACCAATAATAGTGATTATATCATCAATGAAATGGAGTTGGACAAAAATTCTGCATAGGGAACATTGCTAAAAGAGGAATGCTCATGATAACTCTTTTTGAACTCACTCTAAAACTTATATAGAACTCCTTCTGAAGAGATTTTAAAATAAAACCCATTCTCCTTCATCTAATAAAATGGCCAACCACCGTAAACTGCACCCAACAATAGGAATGTGTGTTGTGGTGGCTTTCAAGAGTGCTAAGCCAGCCAAAATTGATGTTATAAATTTGGTTGAATGACAAATAACTCAACAAGCTTTCTGATGCTCCATGGATTGATAGCTAGGCCTACTTGTAGTTGCAGCTAAAAGAATTCTGTCACAAGGGAAGGCATGATTTCTGAGTATATGGAAGTGCCTAAAGTTATATCTTGCTCCTATGTTACCTCATTCAAGTACCAAGGCTCTAAAAGGAAATTAGGCTTTAGGGGGTAGAAGACAGGATTTTAGTGAATATAacagatccaaaaaaaaaatattatgcctTGCATATTGCTCATTCATTGATTTATATGTACATGGAGATTCTAACAGAATAGAGAAAAAGTATTATCTCCTTATTTTAACAAGGTTAACAGATTATTTGACTGGGTTATTGATGTTCACATAAAGCTAGAAAATGCCAGTGAGAAGTTTGTCCATCAAATATCCTAAATCAGCGTATATCAGTATGTTAAAGGATTAAGACACAGCAAATCTTTAATATCTTAAATCAAATTTAAAGTTTGACTCCCTAAGCATGTGTATGAACTATGAAGGGgaagtagatcttcatgatttgaaAAACAGGAGGCAATTATTAAAATAATcatttctagaaaaaaaaaaagctggaaTTTTTCTTATCCGGTATCCTTAAATAGACAAAATTGTGCTAATCAAGCACCCTGGAATTTGCAAATGGATAACTTGGAGTCAATGAAATCCAAGCACCCTATCTTTTTAAGATGACAATAGATAACTCGTTTCAAGAAGTTTGATGACAATTAATTATTGGAACATATAAACAATATTGATAAATTAGGTCATTTTTTGCATGTATCTTGCAGTAGGCTATACTGATAAAGTAGTTTATCTATTCATTAGATCTCCAAATTTGTAACTTTTGAAAGATAAAATTATTAAGATTTTGATATGCTAGTGCATTAAACTCGTAAAGTTTGATTTTCATTGGTCATCTACCTAGGATTTCTAATGTAGAAGGTAAATGCTCGCTTGGAAATCCTTGAGCGAATAATATTTAGGAGACAAGGGAGTTTTAGAAACTTTCAATTCCAAAGCAAACATAAACCCCTAGAAACTTAAAATGTTCAGCCAAGCAAGGTCATTAAACTCATGCATCTAAGATCCTAGACTGTGTGCAAGGTCATACGACATGGTAGCTAAATCTTTCAAATTATGCTTATCGTGACAGATTAACCCATGTAGATTTGACCGAACATGACTTGAACAGgcaaagataaataaataaataccagATTGGGAGCAAATTTATATGCTTCCTGAACAATCTGTTCATTAGACACATTTTTCAACTAGGTGAAGTCTTCATCGTGTTAATCGATAACCTAAAAATCTTATGCCCTGTTTAAATCCTTAATAAATAATATagacattctttttctttttgctattTCATCTTCCAGGAGGATAAACAAGTTAGGACCTTACAGTGCATAGATGTCGGATTTGCTTTTGTGGCCGACGGATTCAGAAACTGCAATCACTTTCTTCAACAAATAAAAATAGATATCCTAGACACTCATTTGAAAACAACACGTAGAAGACCTGTATAAGACTCGAAATTGTGAATTTGTTGGGGAAAAACAACAATgtgatcaaaattttcaataaaacaaAGTATCCGACCATCTTTTGGACTAATTGCTAAAATTTATGTTATACCTTCTATGGAAATCTAAGAACACCACAATTCAAGATTAAGATCCCCAAAGAAAGATAGATAATGGTTAGCATACCTTCAGCACCGACGTCTAGATCGGCAGCGAGAGCGAGCCACCGAGCCTCGGATCAATAACAAGACAATTCTTCCCACGTACATACCAAAATTCAAAACGCAAGCAGAAAGAACGCAAAGAACcggggaaaaaaaggaagaagaagcagactaaaaggaaagaaaagaaatcaagaaaGGAACATTGGGCGTGAGATTGGGGAGATCGCGTTCTTGAGAACGTTGAGGAGCTCCTTCTGTGATTGCTTTCGGATGCAGATTTGAAAACATAGCAATCAAACCACGAAATGAGCTAGTGGATGGGGAAGAAAGCGCGGGAAATACCTGATGAAAGCGAGATTGATGGGAGCATTGTCGAGATTGGGAATATTTGGGCCATGGGAGATCGACGCCGGTTTCTCCCTCGGGGATCAAGAATCGCAGTGGAGTTGCATGGGTAGCAGAGGAgggcttttctctttttttacgtttttttcttttgttttttcttttccgtTCTTGCTGTTTTATAACGCGCAAGCGTCCTCTATTCCtttccgattttgttttccacccaaaatgtGTCTGCAGGATTAAAAGACACCCACCTCATACGCCCAGATTCTGGAACGAATCTTTTCGATGTggaactattgggcctcacacaaACTGCCTTCGAACCAGCGAAGGCTAATGACGTCGGCCAATTCATAGCCGGCTTTAATAAAAAGCGAATTGATCTTAGCCGTGACGTTGTCTCCAGCCACAAGGCCAAAAACGGGAGGGAAGGGGGGAAGACAGACAGAGAGGAGGGTTGGAGAGcttgagagagagagcaagagagGCCGTTGGCTGCCGCGCTCGAGCACGGTGAGCGGGACGATGAATTACAGAGAGGCCATCCGCCGTTTGCTTTGTGGAGGAGGTGACCGCGAGGTCGTGCCGCCTCGGTTCCGTTGAACCGGGGCAGTTCGAGTGGATGTCTGACTCAACGGACATTCTTTCTGATTTGGGCAAACCAATCCAATTTTCTTGTGCGTTTTGCATCACTGTCATGTTTTCTTCTATAAAAACTGCAAACAAAAATTCCATTACCCCTCCTTTTTAGAATTTCAAAACTAAAAGCAAATTAACCGGTCACtaaatttttcaaatttcaCATAGCATATTTAACTTTGTCCCACAAGAACCGAAAGTTAACTACAGCCGGTATCGAGAGAGAAATGTGAAGACCACTAACGACCCCATCTCCATGTAGGTGTCAGAAAGCGATGCAGTTGTCTAGGCAACAAATAACATTGTGAAGGTAGAAAGGCAAAACGAAGTAAAGTTGATCATAAGCCAAAATTTGGgcctaaattttatttatttttaatcggacttcaaatcaagcctatgtaaagtttcatattttttatactTAAGTCCAGCCCATGATCAACTTTACAGTGAAGATAGTTAATGTCAATGAGCTTGAAGATCCGGTTACTGAAGGAGATTTTTGCCGACTATGGAGGGTGAAAAGGTCATTAGGGTTCTTCGTCACTGAGGAACCCAGAGGAAATAAAACCTATTTTTTCCAAAAGTaatgaaatttatttaaaaaatcatcAATTAACTCTATTATATCTCGATTAAAAAAAAGGTTACCAAATTGACcataaaaagatttttttttttaatctataaTGCAGATTTGGCCAATCGGTTGGTTCGGTCTACCTTTTAAAACTTTATTCTCGTGTTTACTGGATAACAGATCTGGCCAGTTGATGATTCCATCAATTCGACCAGTCGATCCAATCTAGTTTTTGCCAATTCATCCTGGCTGCAAACTAGCCATTTGATAATACAACTTGTTTAACCGGTTGAACTCGTGCAGATTTTGGAATCTTGCCCCTATGAACAACATGACTGCAAGGTGCAGAAACCTGcatgagagagaaaaaaggaatagagagaagaaaaaattatAGGATAAGGCTACCTTTTCAAACTAGAgtttttttattagttttttatttttagatctcCCTAAGGGTATTTGCAGAACCAACCATGCTTCAATTAAAATTAAAGGTAAGACTTGCCACTAATACCTTACGTTGATGGCTTTACCAATTCTGTTGTTGACTACTTCCACGGTGGAATTATAAAAGGCTAgtttgctctcttttttttgcttaaaaaaagaggaaggagggaagaagggacaagcccatccttgcgtagcagcccccactgagcCCCTACCCCGCCGGGAGAATGTTTGttgcgggcagaaatgaccaTGTGTTGGGCATCCCGGCCGATTTTACTCGTACTCTCTCCACCTGTGGGCCCAGCTCGGTTATCCCTCTCCTAGTTTGCTCCTTCTCTATCTATATTTAATCATACATCACATTACATGTAATCATACATGTGATGTGCATTTAGTAAAAAATTATTCATCCATTGGTCAAATCAAACATATAATTATTGAAATAATTATTAGAGACTCAAAATTAAAGTGATGTtgtataaataaaattaaagttaAAATGAAAGATAGAAATTGGAGGTTGATCAGATTATTTGAGGAGAAATAAGTTTGATGAAGATGTTAGGACAAAGGAAAAGATATTTAGAGTATATGAAAGACATTATAAGATATAGAATTTGAATGAGAGtagtttttaattatatttttatttctaaaattatttgattgttagataata
Above is a genomic segment from Phoenix dactylifera cultivar Barhee BC4 chromosome 2, palm_55x_up_171113_PBpolish2nd_filt_p, whole genome shotgun sequence containing:
- the LOC113463663 gene encoding F-box protein PP2-B11-like, whose amino-acid sequence is LPKECLCHLISSTSPHDVCRLLAVSTTLSAAMSDDVWKRFFSVDYQSILSRAINLVEYVPRGSSTSASATPSSSRTALTFCVRSFALEKSSGAKCYMLSARKLSFAVYGLTMNSISLPNSRSVPPFLELFDLMVGWLIKFSFHRRMDCDYTLSLGFPYQETTVTLGAHVSKQTICLRPDELDTQGSKRFYRCFMSRLGIVIDGVRAPCEREDAWKEIEMGEFYSNEGEDAELEMSLTQMDNEATKRGIIIQGIQIRPKK